The following coding sequences are from one Spea bombifrons isolate aSpeBom1 chromosome 13, aSpeBom1.2.pri, whole genome shotgun sequence window:
- the LOC128471198 gene encoding myosin-1B-like: MGDGEMAAFGEAAQFLRKSEKERIEAQNRPFDAKTCYFVVDPKQMYVKGVIQSREGGKVTVKKEDNTTVTVKDDEVFPMNPPKYDKIEDMAMMTHLNEPSVLYNLKERYAAWMIYTYSGLFCATVNPYKWLPVYNPEVVNAYRGKKRQEAPPHIFSISDNAYQAMLTDRENQSVLITGESGAGKTVNTKRVIQYFATIAATGDKKQKEAEKSKGTLEDQIIQANPLLEAFGNAKTVRNDNSSRFGKFIRIHFGTTGKLSSADIETYLLEKSRVTFQLSAERSYHIFYQIMSNKKPELIEQLLITTNPYDFPFISQGELTVASIDDQEELIATDEAIDILGFNSDEKIGIYKLTGAVMHYGNMKFKQKQREEQAEPDGTEVADKISYLMGLNSADLLKALCYPRVKVGNEFVTKGQTVQQVNNSVGALAKSVYEKMFLWMVIRINQQLDTKQPRQHFIGVLDIAGFEIFDFNSLEQLCINFTNEKLQQFFNHHMFVLEQEEYKKEGIEWEFIDFGMDLAACIELIEKPMGIFSILEEECMFPKATDTSFTNKLYDQHLGKSNNFQKPKPGKGKAEAHFSLVHYAGTVDYNISGWLDKNKDPLNETVIGLYQKSSVKLLSFLYSAYSATDADSGGKKGGKKKGSSFQTVSALFRENLNKLMSNLRSTHPHFVRCLIPNETKTPGIMDHYLVMHQLRCNGVLEGIRICRKGFPSRILYGDFKQRYKILNASAIPDGQFIDSKKASEKLLGSIDVDHTQYKFGHTKVFFKAGLLGTLEEMRDEKLAQLITRTQAMCRGFLMRVEFKKMMERRESVFCIQYNVRAFMNVKHWPWMKLYFKIKPLLKSAESEKEMQNMKEEFEKTKELLAKSEAKRKELEEKMVSVLQEKNDLQLQVTSESENLSDAEERCEGLIKAKIQLEAKVKEINERLEEEEESNAELTAKKRKLEDECSELKKDIDDLELTLAKVEKEKHATENKVKNLTEEMAVLDESIAKLTKEKKALQEAHQQTLDDLQAEEDKVNTLTKAKTKLEQQVDDLEGSLEQEKKLRMDLERAKRKLEGDLKLAQESTMDLENDKQQLDEKVKKKEFEVNQLQSKIEDEQAATAQLHKKIKELQARIEELEEEIEAERAARAKAEKQRSDLSRELEEISERLEEAGGATSAQIEMNKKREAEFQKMRRDLEEATLQHEATAAALRKKHADSSAELGEQIDNLQRVKQKLEKEKSELKMEIDDLASNMESVSKARSNFEKMCRALEDQYNEVKTKEDEHIRVINDLNAQKARLQTENGEYSRQLEEKESLISQLSRGKQAFTQQTEELKRLLEEEVKAKNALAHGLQSARHDCDLLREQYEEEQEAKAELQRALSKANGEVAQWRTKYETDAIQRTEELEEAKKKLAQRLQDAEEQIEAVNSKCASLEKTKQRLQGEVEDLMVDVERSNSACAALDKKQRNFDKVLAEWKQKYEEAQAELEASLKEARALGTEVFKMKNSYEEALDHLETIKRENKNLQHEISDLTEQISETGKAIHEIEKSKKQVEQEKSDLQSALEEAEGSLEHEEAKILRIQLELNQIKSEVDRKIAEKDEEIEQLKRNSQRALESMQSSLDAEIRSRNDALRLKKKMEGDLNEMEIQLSHANRQAAEAQKQLRNVQGQLKDAQLHLDDSQRANDDLKEQLAIVERRNNLMTAEIEEIRSALEQTERSRKVAEHELLDASERVQLLHSQNTSLINTKKKIESDIAQLQNEVEEAVQEARNADEKAKKAITDAAMMAEELKKEQDTSAHLERMKKNLDQTVKDLQHRLDEAEQLALKGGKKQLQKLEARVRELENELEAEQKRGSEAIKGVRKYERRVKELTYQSEEDKKNVFRLQDLVDKLQLKVKAYKRQAEESEEQANVHMSRFRKTQHELEEAEERADIAESQVNKLRAKSRDIGKKVEE; the protein is encoded by the exons ATGGGGGACGGTGAGATGGCTGCATTTGGGGAGGCCGCCCAATTCCTCCGAAAATCGGAAAAGGAGAGGATTGAGGCCCAGAACCGACCGTTCGACGCCAAAACCTGCTACTTTGTGGTAGACCCAAAGCAGATGTATGTGAAGGGTGTCATTCAGAGCCGAGAGGGCGGAAAAGTCACCGTCAAGAAAGAAGACAACACC ACTGTAACAGTGAAGGACGATGAGGTTTTCCCCATGAACCCACCCAAGTATGATAAGATTGAAGACATGGCCATGATGACCCACCTGAACGAACCGTCCGTCCTGTATAACCTCAAAGAGCGTTACGCAGCCTGGATGATCTAC ACCTATTCCGGGTTGTTCTGCGCCACCGTGAACCCCTACAAGTGGCTTCCCGTCTACAACCCGGAGGTGGTGAACGCTTACCGGGGCAAGAAGCGCCAGGAGGCTCCACCACACATCTTCTCCATCTCTGATAACGCCTATCAGGCCATGTTAACCG atCGTGAGAATCAGTCCGTCCTGATTAC CGGAGAATCCGGGGCCGGAAAGACTGTGAACACGAAACGTGTCATCCAGTACTTTGCGACAATCGCAGCTACCGGAGACAAGAAGCAGAAAGAAGCCGAGAAGAGCAAG GGCACCCTGGAGGATCAAATCATCCAGGCCAACCCTCTGCTGGAGGCCTTCGGTAACGCCAAGACCGTGAGGAACGACAACTCGTCCCGCTTC GGTAAATTCATCAGGATCCACTTTGGAACCACCGGCAAACTGTCCTCTGCTGATATCGAAACAT ATCTTCTGGAAAAATCTAGAGTAACATTCCAGTTATCAGCAGAGAGGAGCTACCACATCTTCTATCAGATCATGTCTAACAAGAAGCCGGAGCTGATCG AACAGCTGCTGATTACAACCAACCCTTACGACTTCCCATTCATCAGCCAAGGTGAACTCACTGTGGCGAGCATTGATGACCAAGAGGAGCTGATAGCCACTGAT GAAGCCATTGACATCCTGGGGTTCAATTCAGATGAAAAAATTGGCATCTACAAGCTGACGGGCGCCGTCATGCACTACGGCAACATGAAGTTCAAGCAGAAGCAAAGAGAGGAGCAGGCTGAGCCCGACGGCACAGAAG TGGCTGACAAGATATCCTACCTGATGGGTCTGAACTCGGCCGACCTGCTCAAGGCCTTGTGCTACCCCAGAGTCAAAGTCGGGAATGAATTTGTGACCAAAGGTCAAACCGTGCAACAG gtAAACAACTCGGTTGGTGCCCTGGCCAAGTCTGTCTACGAGAAGATGTTCTTGTGGATGGTCATCCGTATCAACCAGCAGCTGGACACCAAGCAACCAAGACAACACTTCATCGGTGTCTTGGATATTGCCGGCTTTGAGATCTTCGAC TTCAACAGCCTGGAACAGCTGTGCATCAACTTCACCAACGAGAAGCTGCAGCAGTTCTTCAACCACCACATGTTCGTCTTGGAACAAGAGGAATATAAGAAGGAAGGGATCGAGTGGGAGTTCATCGACTTCGGCATGGACTTGGCCGCCTGCATCGAGCTCATTGAGAAG CCAATGGGCATCTTCTCCATCCTTGAAGAGGAGTGCATGTTCCCCAAGGCAACAGACACTTCATTCACCAACAAACTCTATGACCAACATCTCGGCAAATCCAACAACTTCCAGAAGCCAAAACCAGGCAAAGGCAAGGCAGAGGCTCACTTCTCCCTCGTCCACTACGCCGGGACGGTGGATTACAACATCTCTGGGTGGCTCGACAAGAATAAGGACCCGCTGAATGAAACCGTCATTGGGCTCTACCAGAAGTCTTCTGTGAAGCTTCTGTCATTCCTTTATTCTGCATATTCTGCAACAGACGCAG ATTCTGGTGGCAAGAAGGGTGGCAAGAAGAAGGGTTCCTCTTTCCAGACCGTGTCTGCTCTTttcagg GAGAATCTGAACAAACTGATGAGCAACCTGAGGAGCACTCACCCTCACTTTGTACGTTGTCTGATTCCCAATGAGACGAAGACCCCCG GTATCATGGATCACTACCTGGTCATGCATCAGCTCAGGTGTAACGGGGTGCTGGAGGGCATCAGGATTTGCAGGAAAGGATTCCCCAGCAGGATCCTCTACGGTGACTTCAAACAGCG TTACAAGATCCTTAATGCCAGCGCTATCCCCGATGGTCAGTTCATTGATAGCAAGAAGGCTTCAGAGAAACTTCTGGGTTCTATTGATGTTGACCATACTCAGTACAAATTCGGTCACACTAAG GTCTTCTTCAAAGCCGGTCTTTTGGGTACCCTTGAGGAGATGCGAGATGAGAAGTTAGCTCAGCTGATCACTCGCACTCAGGCTATGTGCCGTGGGTTCCTGATGAGAGTGGAGTTCAAAAAGATGATGGAGAGGAG GGAGTCCGTCTTCTGCATTCAGTACAACGTCCGCGCCTTCATGAACGTCAAGCACTGGCCATGGATGAAGCTCTACTTCAAGATCAAGCCTCTCCTGAAGAGCGCCGAGTCCGAGAAGGAGATGCAAAACATGAAGGAAGAGTTTGAGAAGACAAAAGAGCTTCTGGCAAAGTCAGAAGCTAAAAGGAAGGAGCTTGAGGAGAAAATGGTCTCCGTTCTTCAAGAGAAGAATGACCTACAGCTTCAAGTTACATCT GAATCAGAAAATTTGTCAGATGCTGAAGAAAGATGCGAAGGCCTCATCAAAGCCAAGATTCAGCTTGAAGCAAAAGTCAAAGAGATCAATGAGAGgcttgaagaagaagaggaatcCAACGCCGAGCTGACGGCTAAGAAGAGGAAACTGGAGGACGAATGTTCTGAACTGAAGAAAGACATCGACGACCTTGAGTTGACTTTGGCCAAGGTTGAGAAGGAGAAACACGCCACAGAGAACAAA GTGAAAAATCTAACAGAAGAAATGGCTGTTTTGGACGAGAGCATCGCCAAACTGACCAAGGAGAAGAAAGCCCTTCAGGAAGCCCACCAGCAGACCTTGGATGACCTGCAAGCTGAAGAAGACAAAGTCAACACTCTCACCAAAGCCAAAACCAAGCTGGAGCAACAAGTGGATGAT CTGGAGGGTTCTCTCGAGCAAGAGAAGAAGCTTCGCATGGATTTAGAGAGAGCCAAGAGGAAGCTGGAGGGTGATCTGAAGCTGGCCCAGGAGTCTACTATGGACTTGGAAAACGacaaacagcaactggatgaaaaAGTCAAAAA GAAGGAATTTGAAGTCAACCAACTGCAAAGCAAGATTGAAGATGAACAAGCTGCCACTGCTCAGCTGCACAAGAAAATCAAAGAGCTTCAG GCCCGTATCGAGGAACTGGAAGAGGAAATCGAGGCGGAACGGGCAGCGAGAGCCAAGGCCGAGAAACAGCGCTCAGACCTCTCCAGGGAGCTCGAGGAGATCAGCGAGCGTCTGGAGGAAGCCGGTGGAGCAACCTCTGCTCAGATCGAGATGAACAAGAAGCGCGAGGCCGAGTTCCAGAAAATGCGCCGTGATCTGGAAGAGGCCACCCTACAACACGAAGCCACAGCGGCCGCTCTCCGAAAGAAGCATGCCGACAGCTCGGCGGAACTCGGAGAACAGATCGATAACCTCCAGCGTGTGAAGCAGAAGCTGGAAAAGGAGAAGAGCGAGCTGAAGATGGAGATCGACGACCTGGCCAGCAACATGGAGTCTGTTTCCAAAGCCAGA TCAAATTTTGAGAAAATGTGCAGAGCACTAGAGGACCAATACAATGAAGTGAAGACTAAGGAGGATGAGCACATTCGAGTCATTAACGACTTAAATGCTCAGAAAGCGCGTCTTCAAACAGAAAACG gtgaataCTCCCGGCAGCTGGAGGAAAAGGAATCTTTAATTTCTCAGCTTTCCAGAGGAAAACAGGCGTTCACTCAACAAACAGAGGAGCTGAAACGGCTCCTGGAAGAGGAAGTAAAG GCCAAGAACGCCCTCGCTCATGGTCTCCAATCTGCCCGCCACGACTGCGATCTGCTCAGGGAGCAATATGAGGAGGAGCAGGAAGCCAAGGCCGAGCTCCAGAGAGCCCTGTCCAAGGCCAATGGAGAAGTCGCCCAATGGAGGACGAAATACGAGACGGACGCTATTCAGCGCACAGAGGAACTGGAGGAAGCCAA GAAGAAACTTGCCCAGCGCCTCCAGGACGCCGAAGAACAAATTGAGGCCGTCAACTCCAAGTGTGCGTCTCTGGAGAAGACAAAACAGAGGCTCCAAGGAGAGGTGGAAGATCTGATGGTGGACGTAGAGCGCTCTAACTCTGCCTGCGCGGCCCTCGATAAGAAACAGAGGAACTTTGACAAG GTCCTGGCTGAATGGAAGCAGAAGTACGAGGAAGCTCAGGCGGAGCTGGAGGCCTCTCTGAAGGAGGCTCGGGCTCTGGGCACCGAGGTCTTCAAGATGAAGAACTCCTATGAAGAAGCCTTGGATCATCTGGAGACTATCAAGAGAGAAAATAAGAACCTGCAAC ATGAGATTTCTGACCTGACCGAACAAATTTCTGAGACAGGCAAAGCCATTCATGAAATTGAGAAGTCTAAGAAGCAGGTGGAACAGGAGAAATCTGATCTCCAGTCAGCCCTGGAAGAGGCAGAG GGCTCTCTGGAACACGAAGAGGCCAAGATCCTTCGTATCCAACTTGAGTTAAATCAAATCAAGTCTGAAGTGGACAGAAAAATTGCAGAGAAAGATGAAGAGATTGAACAGCTGAAGAGGAACAGTCAGAGGGCTCTGGAGTCCATGCAGAGTTCTCTGGATGCCGAGATTAGGAGCAGGAATGATGCCCTCAGGCTAAAGAAGAAGATGGAGGGAGATCTTAACGAAATGGAGATCCAGCTCAGCCATGCCAACCGTCAGGCCGCAGAAGCCCAGAAGCAGCTCAGAAACGTGCAAGGACAACTTAAG GATGCCCAACTGCACCTGGACGATTCTCAAAGGGCAAACGATGACCTGAAGGAACAGCTGGCCATCGTTGAAAGACGCAACAATCTCATGACTGCAGAAATCGAGGAGATTAGGTCTGCCCTGGAACAGACGGAGCGTTCTCGGAAGGTGGCAGAACACGAGCTTCTGGACGCCTCTGAACGCGTCCAACTTCTCCACTCCCAG AATACCAGCCTAATAAACACCAAAAAGAAGATTGAGTCTGATATAGCTCAACTTCAAAATGAGGTAGAAGAGGCTGTCCAGGAGGCAAGGAACGCAGATGAAAAAGCCAAGAAGGCAATTACAGAT GCTGCCATGATGGCCGAGGAGCTGAAGAAGGAGCAGGACACCAGCGCTCACCTCGAGAGGATGAAGAAGAACCTGGATCAGACCGTGAAGGATCTCCAGCACCGGCTGGATGAGGCCGAGCAGCTGGCGCTGAAAGGAGGCAAGAAACAGCTCCAGAAACTGGAGGCCAGG GTGCGTGAATTGGAAAATGAGCTTGAAGCTGAACAGAAGAGAGGCTCTGAAGCCATCAAGGGCGTGAGAAAGTATGAGAGAAGAGTCAAAGAACTGACCTACCAG TCTGAAGAAGACAAGAAGAACGTGTTTAGGTTGCAAGACTTAGTGGACAAATTGCAACTGAAGGTGAAGGCTTACAAGAGGCAGGCAGAGGAGTCG GAGGAACAAGCTAATGTCCACATGTCCAGATTCAGAAAGACTCAACATGAGCTGGAAGAGGCAGAGGAACGCGCGGATATCGCAGAATCGCAGGTCAACAAGCTGAGAGCCAAGAGCCGGGACATCGGCAAG AAAGTAGAAGAGTGA